The Planifilum fulgidum DNA segment CGACGCGGAGTTGCCGGATTTGTTCTTCGGAGATGGGCGGCGTGAGGCGCCATTCCCGGGATTTTTTCATCGCGGGCGCGGCGGCCGGGGCCGTCTTCTTCTCCTTCGAAGCGTCCTTCGGCTCATCCTTGTACAACCAGCTTCGGATTTGACCGGTTTTCGGATCGATGGTCACTCCCTGCCGACGGAAAGCCCAGCAGTTGTAGGCCACCGAGACGAAGAAGCTGGCGGGAATCCGGTTGATCGCCCCGATCTTGCACCCCAGGAGGGTGACGTCGCCGCCGAAGCCCATGGTGCCGATGCCCAATTGGTTGGCGGCTTCCATGATGTAGGATTCCAGCTTGGCCAGGTCCGGATCGGGGTTGACATCGTCCACGCGGCGGAACAGCTGCTGCTTGGCCAGCTGGTAGCCCGTCGTCCGGTCCCCGCCGATCCCCACGCCGATGAATCCCGCGCTGCAGCCCTGCCCCTGGGCCTGGTAAACGCTGTGCAGGATGCATTTGCGGATGCCGTCCAGATCGCGTCCCGCGCGCCCCAGTCCCTCCAGTTCGCAGGGAAGGCTGTACTGGATGTTTTTGTTTTCACATCCGCCTCCCTTGAGGATAAGGCGGACTTCGATCTCATCTTTTTCCCATTGTTCATAATGAATGACGGGCGTTCCGGGTCCCAGGTTGTCGCCGGTGTTTTTTCCGGTCAGGGAATCGACCGAGTTGGGGCGGAGGATTCCCCGGCGGGTGGCCTCCGCCACCGCTTCGCGAATGTCGCGGCTCATTTCGATTTGGTTGGCGCCGACGGGAACCCGGATTTCAAAGGTGGGCAGTCCCGTGTCCTGACAGATGGGAGAAACGTTTTCCTCCGCCATGCGGATGTTGTCCGAAATGGTGGACAGGGCCAGGGCGGCGCGGGTGCCCGCATTCTCCCGTTCCTTGGCGGCACGGATCGCTGCCCGCACATCCGGAGGAAGATTGGTGGATGTTTCGGTGATGAGTTCCAATATCGAATCTTTGAACGCGCGCATCTCAAACCCCTTCTCTGTGAAAATTCCTTTGTTGCGGAAACCTTCGGCGACCTCCGCCTCCGTTTGCGCTGACGGCCGGCGCCGGTCGCCTCTTGCCGGCACGGATTCCGGCAAATGGTCCATTTATCCTCATTATAGTACAAGATCCGTGTCGCTTCAGCCGCCCGGTAGGCAGACAAAAACCCCCTGGAAAAGGGGGTGTGCCGCGGCGGACCTGTTGCCGCGGTTGTCCTGGTCCCAAAGCCGAATCTCAGACATTGACGCCGGCGGGGAAAGGATGGCTTTGCGCCGTTTTGACAAACCGTTCCTCCGGTTCCACCAAACCGCAGACGCCGCACTGGACCCGAAGGGGTTCGCCGGTGTAGGGAATCTGCAGCGGGTCATCCATTCCGATCCTTTCGATGATCTCCCCGGTGTGGGGATCTTTTTTCACCGGATGCACCACCTGTTCGATCAGGTTGAACCGGGTCCGGTTGGTTCCGCAGGAGGGACAGAGATAGGGTTTGGACATGGAAACACCTCCGGAAATCGGGTAAGTGAGGTCGATCCTCCGCCAGGGAGGATCATTCGTTTTATAAAATGCCCTCCGTGGACCCGTTCATACGAGTTCTTGAATTCCGAAGGCGGACTCTTCATGTTCCATCAGGGAGTTGACTCCGATAGCGGGTTCTCAACTTCTCGAACTGTTCCCGGATCTGTTCCTTGCTCAATCCCCGGTCAAGGTGGAGGAGCAG contains these protein-coding regions:
- a CDS encoding DNA alkylation repair protein; translation: MSKPYLCPSCGTNRTRFNLIEQVVHPVKKDPHTGEIIERIGMDDPLQIPYTGEPLRVQCGVCGLVEPEERFVKTAQSHPFPAGVNV
- a CDS encoding FumA C-terminus/TtdB family hydratase beta subunit, which gives rise to MRAFKDSILELITETSTNLPPDVRAAIRAAKERENAGTRAALALSTISDNIRMAEENVSPICQDTGLPTFEIRVPVGANQIEMSRDIREAVAEATRRGILRPNSVDSLTGKNTGDNLGPGTPVIHYEQWEKDEIEVRLILKGGGCENKNIQYSLPCELEGLGRAGRDLDGIRKCILHSVYQAQGQGCSAGFIGVGIGGDRTTGYQLAKQQLFRRVDDVNPDPDLAKLESYIMEAANQLGIGTMGFGGDVTLLGCKIGAINRIPASFFVSVAYNCWAFRRQGVTIDPKTGQIRSWLYKDEPKDASKEKKTAPAAAPAMKKSREWRLTPPISEEQIRQLRVGDVVILDGLIHTGRDALHKYLVDHEAPVDLSGGVIYHCGPVMLKNKEGKWEVKAAGPTTSIREEPYQGEIIRKFGIRAVIGKGGMGAKTLAALKEHGAVYLNAIGGAAQYYADCIEDVEGVHFLEFGIPEAMWHLRVKNFAAIVTMDAHGNSLHVDVEKSSLEKLAKFKDPVFV